CTGGAACCTGTAGCACCGCCATCGCCGAAGATAGCGATACAAGGTGAAACGGGTGTGGGAGAGGGCAAGCCCACGGCGGAAGTGGAAAAGGAGCCGGAACCTGAAAGGGTCAAACCAGAGGCAGAAATACCCACCAAAGGAGATATCCCTGCTCCGGCAAATCGTGAAGTGATCCGAAACCAGGTTTCCAAAATGGGCATCCTGGGGGTCCTGACAGGCAGAGGAACAGCTGGGAGGAAGACAGCCGGCGCCGGGATCTCGGTACTGCAGCTGGATTCAGACCTGCAGCAGGATCTGGAAAATGTTCTTGGAGAGATAGGCGGAATTACCACTACCGCTTCCGTTGCCGGAACCGGCGGCGATGCCGGATTCGGGGGGACCGGGGCCGGAAGCGGGCTCATCGGCATCGAAGGGCAGTTAAACGACGCCAACGTATCTGGACCCATTCAGGTTTCCAATCTCGGCACGGCTGGCGGCCAGCCCTTCGGATCCCTGAATGGATCCAATACCGGAGAAGCTGCCGCAGAAGAGGTCATTGCTCCCGAGCAAAGGGAAGAACGCTCCACCAGGACTATTGCACGGGTAGTGGCTGCTCACACTGGAGCCATCCGATATGCCTACAACCGGGAGCTCCGGAAAAAAACCTCTCTCAGGGGAAAGATCATTCTGACCTTCACCATTTCACCTCAAGGAAATGTGACCGAATGCCGAATAGAGGAATCGGCCATGAACTGGCCGCCCCTGGAAAATTCCCTGGTTAAAATGATCCGGACCTGGAAATTCCCGGAAATCCCTGAAGGGGATGTTACTGTCAGCTATCCGCTGGTGTTCTTTCCGAGTATGTAATGGATACAGTACGCAGAACGCAGCACGCAGAAGAAGATCAAAAGCTGATTCACGGCCTTTTTTGAGATCTGAAATTTGATGACTTCGCAAAAAGTCATCAATGCGCCCCGCGCGGGGCGCCCAAATCAATGACTC
The window above is part of the bacterium genome. Proteins encoded here:
- a CDS encoding AgmX/PglI C-terminal domain-containing protein — protein: MARNSLLIHLLRNDRTVTRSVVKGRNIYTGRDWKCQLLDPSSPVHRQKLLSRTMAGYTINLPISAAGTFIYQGSTIALEDMVAWGLAKKSKKGYQVHHREGMSADIRIGNATYILEYGPPIVPELALEPAKQGHLPFRYRFQTPNRTDLTFFTLLTLILVAHLAGVSALRKFPIPEITALKELPRRISRLILEPVAPPSPKIAIQGETGVGEGKPTAEVEKEPEPERVKPEAEIPTKGDIPAPANREVIRNQVSKMGILGVLTGRGTAGRKTAGAGISVLQLDSDLQQDLENVLGEIGGITTTASVAGTGGDAGFGGTGAGSGLIGIEGQLNDANVSGPIQVSNLGTAGGQPFGSLNGSNTGEAAAEEVIAPEQREERSTRTIARVVAAHTGAIRYAYNRELRKKTSLRGKIILTFTISPQGNVTECRIEESAMNWPPLENSLVKMIRTWKFPEIPEGDVTVSYPLVFFPSM